CCTGGGTGGCCGTGAAGGTGGTCGGCGGAAACGGCGACCGGCCGCAGACGTTCGGTGAGGGTAGGCCGTTGTTTGGGACCTGGAGCAACTGGGAGAAGTCCCGGTATCGCTCTTCGGATCCGACTTTGCCATTGGAGACCCTGATGTTGACCCGCACGGCCTTGACGCTGTCCGGCCGTACTGCGTTGGCGGTGTCGGACGAGGTGAAGGACGATTGGAGGACCAGCCGTTTGAGGGGCAACAGCCCCCCGCTCGCGATGATCAGGGTGTCGAGGCCGGTGCCCAACCGCCGGGCCAAGAAGTACTGGATGAACGGCCGGCCCGGATACGCCAGAATGTTGCGGGCGATGTACTCGGCCGTGCCGGCGTTGGTCCGCTCCCAGAGCGCATAGTCATCGGTCCGCGAGGTGGCCGAGTCCGGCACAAACCAGAACATCTTGGTCTCGGCCGGGCTCGGCGAACCATTCCCGAGCAGGAACGTTTGCGCGGGGTAGGTGTAGGCCGTGTTCGGGATCGTTCCGGCGGTACCGACGGTCCAGGCGGTTCCGAGGGCCGCCGTCATGCTCGGATTGAAGTTCACCGCCCACCGGAAGTTGGTGGTGTCGGTTTCGAGATAGTCGCTGTTGAAGGCGATGACGTCGTCGCCCCCGTAGACCATCATCGGCTGCTGGCCGGTTACGCCCGCGCCGAGCGTCCGCACCAATCGCTCCATGTGACTCACGGTGTAGCGAGCGTTCTGGAGCAGGTCCATCTTCTCGCTGCCCTTGATGAAACTGTTGTTCTGGTTCTGAAAGAACAAGACCGTAGTGCCCATGATCATGCTGAGCACCACCAGGGTCCCCAGCAGCTCGACGAGCGAGAAGCCGGCTTGGGGCCGAGTGGGTTTCTTCATGGCCTGGCAATCACGGCAGTCAGACTGACCGTGTCCTTGACGATGGCGGTGGTGGTAAAGACCCGAACCGTGACGGTGGTCCGGTCGCGGGCGGGAGCGCCGGTTTGATCTCGGGTCACGAAGGTCCGGCGGCGAATCATCGAATAGCCGGGAAAACCGGTGGTGTCGGCGCTGGCGCCGGCGCCGTACCGAGCGGTCATGGTGGTGTAGCGAGGGTCGCCCCGGACCAACTCGATCCGCTCCTTGGCGATCGAGGTCATCGTCGACAGCATCGTGGCGTTGGCCGTGGCCTTCTGATACTTGCCCATGAACTGGCCCAGGCTGACCACCGCGATGCTCAGCAGCACCACGGCGATCAGCACCTCGATCAGGGTGAAACCTTTGCGGTTCATTCAGGTCCCCTTTATCCAAGTGCTGTTCAGGTAACGGTAGATCGTGGCCCGCCCCGTGGCCCGGGCAATCTCGAGCGCCCGGGCGTCTTGGTTCGAACTCATCGCCACCCCGCGAATGGTGTTCAGGAAGATCACGCCGGCCTGGTCGGCGCTGCCGTCCCGGCGGTAAATGACCTGGGTCACTTCCTTGGTCGGGGACGGCGAGGGAAGGTCGGCCACCCCGTTTTTCTCGAAGTTGAGGCCGTCATCCAACTGCAAGACTCGGCGCCGCTCGCCCGCGGTATAGGTGTCGTCGTTGTTGGCGTCCTCATCGACGATCAGCCGGCGCTGGGCGGGGTCGATGGTCACCCGGACGTTGTGCTGGAGACTGACCGCCAGTCGCTGGGCATAGGTCATCTGGAGCGACATGTTCCGGCTTTCCGCGTTGAGCCGGTATTTCATCCAATCGAGGCGCGGGATGGCCAGCGCCGCCATGATCCCGAGGATCACGATGACCCAGAGGAGCTCGCCGAGGGAGTAGCCTCGTCGGTCGGATCGGACTGAACGAAGTTGCATCAGGTACCTCCACGCCGGCGCCTCGGCCCGATGTCACCAGTCGACTTCGAGGGGAAGCCTGCTCTAGGGACAATGAGAGAAGCAAAGTCCAAGCCAGAATCGGACCCCTCTTAAGTTGTTGCCATTGCTCACGCTGTGGCATCCGTGCATCACCGTCTGGTTCCCGGCTTGCCCCGAAAAGGGCAGGTTGCCATGAGCGCAAATCGTTGCTTGCCCGCAAGTTAGGCCATCGGTACCTTTGATCTTGGCGGTGGCATTCAGCCCCGGCCGCCCTCGATCTCTGACCCTGGTTTCGCATGGCCACCCCGACTGTCATGGACAAGCTCGCTTCCCTCGCCAAACGCCGCGGGTTCGTATTTCAATCCTCGGAGGTCTATGGGGGTTTGGGCTCGGTTTGGGATTACGGACCCCTTGGGGTCGAGCTAAAACGAAATATCAAGGATCGCTGGTGGCAGGCGATGGTTCGGTCTCGGGACGATATTGAAGGCCTCGATGCGGCAATTCTGATGCACCCGAAAGTCTGGGAGGCGTCCGGACACGTCGCCGGATTTAGCGATCCTCTAGTCGACTGCCGGACCTGCAAGGCCCGGTTCCGGGCCGACCAGATCAGCGATGGCCAGTGTCCCCAGAAGCCGTCGAAACGACCGGGGGAGCACTCGACGTGCGACCTGACCGAGCCCCGAATGTTCAACCTGATGTTCAAGACCTTCATGGGCCCGGTCGAAGAACAAGCCTCGGTGGTGTACCTCCGGCCTGAAACGGCCCAGGGCATTTACGTCAACTACTTGAACGTGCTCAACAGCTCGCGGCAGAAAGTGCCCTTCGGCATTGCCCAGATCGGGAAGGCCTTCCGGAACGAAATTACGCCGGGGAATTTCATCTTCCGGACCCGGGAGTTCGAGCAGATGGAAATGCAGTTCTTCGTGAAACCGGGCACGGACGCCGAGTGGTTTGAACGGTGGCGGGCGCTCCGGATGGCCTGGCACCACGAGCTCGGGCTCAACCCGGCCAAGCTCCGCTGGCATGAGCATGGACCGACCGAGTTGGCGCACTATGCCAGGGCGGCCTACGACATCGAATACGAGTTTCCGTTCGGGTGGCACGAAATCGAGGGGATTCACAATCGGACCGACTTCGACCTGAAGCGGCATCAAGAGGCCTCGGGCAAGAAGCTCGAGTACTTCGAGCATGCCACTGGCGAACGGTTCGTTCCGTTTATCGTCGAGACCTCAGCCGGGGCCGACCGAGTGGCGCTCACGGTCATGGCCGACGCCTATCACGAGGAGATGGTGGAGGGTGAAACCCGCGTGGTCATGCGGTTCCACCCTGCCGTTGCGCCGATCAAGGCGGCCGTTCTGCCCTTGATGAACCGGGAGCGGATGCCCGAGCAGGCGACCGAGTTGTTCAACGATCTCCGCAAGCACCTGCCGTGCTTCTACGACGACAGCGGGGCCATCGGGCGGCGGTACCGGCGGATGGATGAAGTGGGGACGCCGTTTTGCATCACGGTCGACGGCCAATCGGCGGAGGACGGTCAGGTCACCGTGCGGCACCGCGACTCGATGGCCCAGGAACGGATCGCGTTTGGCGCGGTGCTCGGGTATCTCGGCTCGGCACTCGGCGCTCGGCACTCGGCGCTCGGCTGACGGCGTGGAGCTTTCGGGGTTTGAGGACTTGGTGCGGCGGTTGGCGGTGGATATTCCGGAGGAGTTTTTGGACGGGATCTCGGAGATTGTGGTGTCGCCGCGGACGGTGGCCCATCCGGAGCGGGAAGAGATTTTTACCCTCGGGGAGTGTATCCCGCTCCCGACCACCTCGGACGACCCGGATGCCCTGCGGAGCCGGGTGGTGCTCTACCATGGTTCCTTCCAGGCCTTGGCGCGGGACCAAGACGATTTCGACTGGCACCACGAGGTCTGGGAAACCCTGACCCACGAGATTCGCCACCACGTGGAGTGGCGAGCCCAGGAACCCGCGCTCGAGGCGTTCGACGAGGCGACCGAACACAACTTTGCCCGGCTCGCGGGGGAGCCGTTCGATCCGACGTTCTACCGGGACGGGGAGTCGGTGCCCGGAGGCGTGTTTCGGGTCGAAGACGACTATTTTGTCGAGGTGGAACGAGACGGGCCCGGTGGGGTGGTGCGGTTCCCGTGGGCTGGAGGGCGGTACCGGGTCGAGTTGCCGGGCGATCTCCGGCTGCCGGCCTTCCTGTCGGTGCAGGGCGTTGAGGCGCCCCCGGCCGGCGAACTCGTCCTCGTGGTGGTCCGGCCGCCGAAGCTGATGGATGTGCTTCGCACCCCGGAGGTCGATCAGCGAGAAATTTGGGCGGAAGCGGAACAGTAATGGCGGTTCTTGGAGGAGTCGAATTGATGCAGATCCGTTGGCTGGTGCTGGTGGCGGCGGCAGCGTTCGCCCCGGCGGCCGTCGCGCAAGAGCAGAAGTACCGAGTCGGGGTTGTCAGCGAGTCCGGTGACATCGTGACGTGGCTGAAGCCGGTTGGTGCGACTTTGGTAGTGGACCGGGTGGTACCGGTCGGCATCATGCCGGCCGATATCGACGGCCCCCACAACATCACCGTCGCGCCGGACATGAAGTCCTATTTCATCACGATTGCCCACGGGGTGCCGTTTGGGACGCTGTGGCGGCTGGATGCCGGCAACGATTCCTTGATTGGCAAGGCCACCGTCGAGCTCTTTCCGACCACGATCGCGATCACCCCGGACGGCGAGTTTGCGTTCGTGGCCAACTCCGACTTCCATGGCGATCGTCCGCGGGTCAATGTGGTCTCGATCGTCCACGTGCCGACGATGGCCAAGATCACCGACCTGCCGGCCTGCGATATGCCGCACGGCGTGAAGGTCAACCACGCGGGCACGTTCGCGTATGTGTCCTGCATGAACAGCGATGAAATTCTTGAAGTCGATATCGGGACCTTCGCGATCACCCGGCGGGTCAAGACCGGGAAGGGCCACGACATGAACAAAATGGCCGCCGGCCCGGCGCATGCCCAGCACCAGGCCCCGGCCACCCTCGCGGACAAAGAGTGCGCCGGCACGTTCGTGTCGGTGTCCGCGGACGACAAGACCCTGTACGTGGCCTGCAACTACGGCAACACGGTCCAGGTCTGGGATGCCGCCTCGCTGTCGTTGACGCGGGAGATTCCGGTCGGGCCCGGGGCGTACAACGTCGAACCCGCGCCGGACGGCTCGATTGCGATCGTGACCAACAAGAAGGATCAGAGCTTCAGTATCATCGACCTCAAGACCTTGGCCGAAGTGGCCCGGATCAAGACCGCCAAGAAGATCGTCCACGGGATCGCCTTTTCCCCCGACAGCCGGTACGCGTACGTGTCGCAGGAATCGATCGGTTCGGACCCCGGGGCCATCGATGTCGTGGATTTGGCCACCCGGAAAGTCGCCAGCTCGATCGCCATCCCGGCGCAGCCGACCGGCGTCACCATCCTCAAGCTGTAAGAGCCGCCATGGTACATGAAATCACGACGACGCTGTCCTCCGCGGATGTGATCGCCCGGGCCAAGACGTTCTTCGCCGATCGGGTGCCCCACAACGCCGCCTATCCCGAAAAAGAGGGGCAGGGGTTCTTGACGTTGCGGGGGCAGGGCGGTGAAGAAATCGCCATCGCGATCTTCGGCAACGCCGACGGCCAGCGGGTTCGGGCGTCGACTCTGCTGTTCGACCAAGCCGTCAGCCGGTTCTTGTCGACCCTCCCGACGAATCCGCAATGAATCCGATTCCGGTTCGCGTGATGGTGCTCGACGCCTGGGATGAGATCCGCCTCGACCTCGCCCCGACGGCGCTGGTGCGCGACCTCAAGATCCAGGCTCTCCAGGCGGCGCGGGTTCGGCGCCCGGCCGATCAATACCTCGTCAAGTTCCGGGGCGCTGAACTGGCGGAAGGACCGGAAACCATCGCCGACGCCGGGGTAGTGGCGAACGCCGGGCTGATCGTCCTCGCGAGGGCGCGATTGCCGGTCCGGTAGTTCGCCAGGTGGCCAGTCCGATGGGGCCCGTCTTCTTCTCCGCGGCCAGCCACGAGCATTCGGCGGGCCCCCGGCATCCGGAAAGTCCCGCCCGCCTCCGGGCCATTCTGGACCGAGTCCGGTCCCTCGATCCAGACGCGCTCCGGGAAGTGACCGGGGCCTCCTTTGATTCGCTGGAGCGGGTCCATCCGCGATCGTATCTCGACCAACTCGCGGCCACCGCGGCCGCCGGGGGTGGCCAGCTCGATCCCGATACCGGCATGAACGACCGAAGCTGGGACGCGGCGTTAGGCGCCGCCGGCGCCGCGTTGGCCGCCGTCCACTCGGCGCTCTCCGGGGTGCCCGCCTTCGCGGCGGCCCGCCCGCCAGGCCACCATGCCCTGGCCGCCGCTCCGATGGGGTTTTGTCTGCTCGGCAACGTGGTCGTCGCCGCCCGGGAGGCCCAAGCCCGGGGCGCCGGGCGGGCGCTGATCTTGGATTGGGACGTGCACCACGGCAACGGCACCCAGGCCCTGGTTGAAGCCGATCCTACGATCCGATTCCTTTCGATGCATCAGTGGCCCCACTGGCCCTTCAGTGGCGCCGCCGACGAGCGCGGCGCCGGCAATGTCTTCAATCGGCCGATGCGGGCCGGACTTCCGCCCAGCCAATATCTCGAGACCTTCTGGTCCGGCGTTGCCGTCGCCACCGAGTCGTGGCCCCCCGATGTCATTTTGGTGTCCGCCGGGTTCGACTCGATGTTTGGCGACCCCCTCGGCGGCTTTACCCTGGAGCCCGAACATTACGCCGAGTGGATTCTCCGGCTCCGGACAGCGTTTCCGGCCACGCCGCTCGCGGTCGTGCTGGAGGGTGGATATGTCCCGAGCCGTCTCGCCGATGGGGTCGTTGCGGTCGCCAAGGCGCTGGCCTGACGACTCTTGGCCCGGCCGCGGCAGTGAGCTATAATCCGCAGTCTAAATTGTATACAATGCCATTCAACGAGGTTCCCGTGTCGAATCGCCTCCGAATTGAAGCCGAGATCCTGACCCTCAAGACCAAACACCCGTTCAAAATCGCCCGCGGCAGTCACGACACCTTTCGGACCGTCTTGGTCCGCGTTATCGACCACGACGGAATGGAAGGCTGGGGCGAGGCGACTCCGCAGCGGTTCTACGGTGAGACCTGCGAGACCGTCCTGGCCGCGCTCGATGCGTATGCGACGGTCATGCCGACCGACGCGTTCCACCTGGAAGACGCGGAGCGAGCCCTCGAAAAAGCGATGATCGGCAACAACTCAGCGCGGGCGGCGCTCTCCACGGCGCTGCATGACTTGGTCGGCAAGCGTCTCGGGGTCCCGATTTGGAAACTCTGGGGCCTCGACGCGGCGAAGGCGCCGATCTCGACCTTTACGATCGGGATCGACACGCCGGAGATGATCAAGAAGAAGGTCGTTGAAGCGGCGCAATATCCGGTGCTCAAGATCAAGCTTGGCCTCGACAACGACCTCGAGATTCTCCGAGCCATTCGGGAGGTAACCGATCGGGAGCTTCGGGTCGACGCCAACTGCGGGTGGACCCGGAAACACGCGATCCGGATGTTGCCGGTGCTCGAGGAGTTCGGGGTGACGGTGCTGGAGCAGCCGTTGGTAGCCCAGGACCTCGAAGGCCTGGCCGCGGTGGCGCGAGCTTCGCGGATTCCCGTGATCGTCGACGAAAGCTGCCTCGTCGCGACGGACATTCCGCGGCTCGTCGGGCTGGTGGACGGCATCAACATCAAGTTGGCCAAGACCGGCAGCCTCCGGGAAGCGGTTCGGATGATCGCGATTGCCCGCGCCCACCACCTGATGGTGATGGTCGGATGCATGATTGAAAGTTCGATCGGGATTACGGCCGCGGCCCAGTTCACTCCCCTGGTCGACATTGCGGATCTCGACGGCGCGGCCCTGTTGGCAGGCGACCCGTACGTCGGTGCCACCATTGCCAATGGCCAAATCGCGCTGCCCTCCAGTCCGGGGCTCGGGGTAACCGTTCGGCCCTGATCCGCCGTTTGACCGGTCCGGGGCCGACTACATTCCGACAATGTCGTCACCCCGCTTCGCTCACGTCGCCCTGCCCCTCCCGTTGGCGACACCCTACACCTACGCGATTCCCGAGATCCTCGCCGACCGGATCGTGCCCGGGGCCCGGGTGGTGGTGCCGGTTCGTCGCCGCGAACTAGTCGGGATCGTCGTGGGGATCGACGATGCCGCTCCCGAGATGACGGCCAAAGAAGTGCTGGTGGCTCCCGACCTCGAACCGGCGTTGCCGGGTCCGCTCCTTAAGACGGCCGAGTGGGTGGCGGGATACTACGGGGCTCCGATCGGCACCACGCTCAAGGCCATGCTTCCTGCCTCACTTTGGGGTGAGTCGGAGGTATTCCTCTCGCTTCGACGGGGTGCCCGGGTCGGGGGCGGCACGGCTGGAGCCTTGGCGGAGTGGTTGGAGCGGCGCGGGGGGCGGGCGTCGATCCGGATGGCGGAGCGGGCGCTCAAGAAGCCGCTCTGGGCCGTCGCCGACCGACTCCAGCGGGTCGACGCCCTCACGATCGAGGTCGAACCGGCCACCACCGATGGGAACCGAGCTACGTCCCGGGTCCTCGAATTGGTGGCTCGCCTCAATTTGCTCGAGCGGGACGAGCGCTTTGCCAGGAAACCCAAACAGCGCGCCCTCTACGAAGCCTTGGAACAGGCCGAGGGCACGCTTGGACTGGATCAGATCCGGGACCGGATCAAGGTCAGCACCAGCGTCGTTGACGGGTTGGTTGCCGGGGGTCTGGCCCGTTTGGTTGACGTGGAGCGATATCGAGATCCGTTTGCCGACCACGAGATTTCGGTTCCGCCGCCGGAACTCACCGGGCCCCAGCGGTCGGCGGTCAGTGCCATCGAGGCGGTCGCCCCCGGCGATGGGGCGTTGGTGTTCGGGGTAACCGGCAGCGGGAAGACGCTGGTCTATCTCGAGGCGATTCGCCGGGCGGTTGAATCGGGTCATGGCGCCATCGTCTTGGTGCCGGAAATCGGCCTGACGCCCCAGACGGTGGCGCGAGTGCGGGGCGTTTTCGGGGACAAGGTCGCCGTGCTCCACAGTGCCTTGTCCGATGGCGAGCGGGCTGACGCCTGGCGGGCCCTTCGCCGGGGGGAGCGCTTGGTGGCGGTCGGCCCTCGCTCCGCGGTGTTCGCGCCGATTTCTCCGCTGGGCTTCGTGGTCGTGGACGAGGAGCACGAGGCGACCTACAAGAATGGCGAGGCGCCTCGCTATCATGCCCGCGACGTGGCTCGGGTTCGGTGCCGGCTCGAAGGAGCCAAGCTGATTCTCGGCAGCGCGACGCCGAGTCTCGAAAGTGCGGCCGAGGTCGGCGCCCGATTGACGATGATTCGGTTGCCCGACCGGGTCGGCTCC
Above is a genomic segment from Gemmatimonadota bacterium containing:
- a CDS encoding glycine--tRNA ligase; its protein translation is MATPTVMDKLASLAKRRGFVFQSSEVYGGLGSVWDYGPLGVELKRNIKDRWWQAMVRSRDDIEGLDAAILMHPKVWEASGHVAGFSDPLVDCRTCKARFRADQISDGQCPQKPSKRPGEHSTCDLTEPRMFNLMFKTFMGPVEEQASVVYLRPETAQGIYVNYLNVLNSSRQKVPFGIAQIGKAFRNEITPGNFIFRTREFEQMEMQFFVKPGTDAEWFERWRALRMAWHHELGLNPAKLRWHEHGPTELAHYARAAYDIEYEFPFGWHEIEGIHNRTDFDLKRHQEASGKKLEYFEHATGERFVPFIVETSAGADRVALTVMADAYHEEMVEGETRVVMRFHPAVAPIKAAVLPLMNRERMPEQATELFNDLRKHLPCFYDDSGAIGRRYRRMDEVGTPFCITVDGQSAEDGQVTVRHRDSMAQERIAFGAVLGYLGSALGARHSALG
- a CDS encoding histone deacetylase; its protein translation is MGPVFFSAASHEHSAGPRHPESPARLRAILDRVRSLDPDALREVTGASFDSLERVHPRSYLDQLAATAAAGGGQLDPDTGMNDRSWDAALGAAGAALAAVHSALSGVPAFAAARPPGHHALAAAPMGFCLLGNVVVAAREAQARGAGRALILDWDVHHGNGTQALVEADPTIRFLSMHQWPHWPFSGAADERGAGNVFNRPMRAGLPPSQYLETFWSGVAVATESWPPDVILVSAGFDSMFGDPLGGFTLEPEHYAEWILRLRTAFPATPLAVVLEGGYVPSRLADGVVAVAKALA
- the priA gene encoding primosomal protein N'; translated protein: MSSPRFAHVALPLPLATPYTYAIPEILADRIVPGARVVVPVRRRELVGIVVGIDDAAPEMTAKEVLVAPDLEPALPGPLLKTAEWVAGYYGAPIGTTLKAMLPASLWGESEVFLSLRRGARVGGGTAGALAEWLERRGGRASIRMAERALKKPLWAVADRLQRVDALTIEVEPATTDGNRATSRVLELVARLNLLERDERFARKPKQRALYEALEQAEGTLGLDQIRDRIKVSTSVVDGLVAGGLARLVDVERYRDPFADHEISVPPPELTGPQRSAVSAIEAVAPGDGALVFGVTGSGKTLVYLEAIRRAVESGHGAIVLVPEIGLTPQTVARVRGVFGDKVAVLHSALSDGERADAWRALRRGERLVAVGPRSAVFAPISPLGFVVVDEEHEATYKNGEAPRYHARDVARVRCRLEGAKLILGSATPSLESAAEVGARLTMIRLPDRVGSRPLPPVELIDMKTAPRIREIGSVPWSEVLDAALRQTVARGEQALLLLNRRGYAAFLQCPTCGEVKMCPHCSISLTVHRSPAGLKCHYCGYTASPDPSCDKCGTAVSRARGIGTQQVEQVVAERVPGARIARMDLDTTGTKWSHHRILDRVGRGEVDILIGTQMVAKGIDFPNVTLVGVIDADTGLHLPDFRSAERTFQLITQVAGRAGRGPKGGRVLVQTQSPEHPALRLASHHDTEGFWAAEGAARKDPPYPPEVSLVNIVLSGPNEAAVSREAAKAANWVVALAERHAIPVLVLGPAPCPIEKVKDRFRWHFLIKGPAEALGRVVRYAATRLDAGREVRLAIDRDPVSLL
- a CDS encoding dipeptide epimerase, whose amino-acid sequence is MPFNEVPVSNRLRIEAEILTLKTKHPFKIARGSHDTFRTVLVRVIDHDGMEGWGEATPQRFYGETCETVLAALDAYATVMPTDAFHLEDAERALEKAMIGNNSARAALSTALHDLVGKRLGVPIWKLWGLDAAKAPISTFTIGIDTPEMIKKKVVEAAQYPVLKIKLGLDNDLEILRAIREVTDRELRVDANCGWTRKHAIRMLPVLEEFGVTVLEQPLVAQDLEGLAAVARASRIPVIVDESCLVATDIPRLVGLVDGINIKLAKTGSLREAVRMIAIARAHHLMVMVGCMIESSIGITAAAQFTPLVDIADLDGAALLAGDPYVGATIANGQIALPSSPGLGVTVRP
- a CDS encoding prepilin-type N-terminal cleavage/methylation domain-containing protein, which encodes MQLRSVRSDRRGYSLGELLWVIVILGIMAALAIPRLDWMKYRLNAESRNMSLQMTYAQRLAVSLQHNVRVTIDPAQRRLIVDEDANNDDTYTAGERRRVLQLDDGLNFEKNGVADLPSPSPTKEVTQVIYRRDGSADQAGVIFLNTIRGVAMSSNQDARALEIARATGRATIYRYLNSTWIKGT
- a CDS encoding prepilin-type N-terminal cleavage/methylation domain-containing protein; translated protein: MNRKGFTLIEVLIAVVLLSIAVVSLGQFMGKYQKATANATMLSTMTSIAKERIELVRGDPRYTTMTARYGAGASADTTGFPGYSMIRRRTFVTRDQTGAPARDRTTVTVRVFTTTAIVKDTVSLTAVIARP